One window of the Pseudomonadota bacterium genome contains the following:
- a CDS encoding elongation factor Tu — protein NVTLTVELVTPIALEKELRFAIREGGKTVGAGVVTEIIE, from the coding sequence AATGTGACCCTTACAGTAGAGCTTGTGACACCCATTGCCCTGGAGAAGGAACTCCGCTTTGCCATACGGGAAGGCGGGAAGACTGTGGGAGCAGGTGTGGTCACAGAGATTATAGAGTAG